A single region of the Streptomyces sp. NBC_00236 genome encodes:
- a CDS encoding diadenosine tetraphosphate hydrolase, whose protein sequence is MTEEWRTDRIGAALRGENPTVLRRLTSGFAVIGDVQFLPGYSVLLVDQPDVQRLSDLPKAKRLSFLTDMEQLGEAVEQACRRLDPAFRRVNLEILGNTDPFLHAHVWPRFEWEPAHAVRSPVWLYPRDRWSDEQFRLGPQHDVLREAIAGELDRLSDVPPWAPER, encoded by the coding sequence ATGACTGAGGAATGGCGGACGGACCGGATTGGGGCTGCTCTGAGGGGTGAGAACCCCACCGTCCTGCGTCGGTTGACGTCAGGGTTTGCGGTGATCGGGGACGTTCAGTTTCTGCCGGGGTATTCGGTTCTTCTCGTGGACCAACCGGATGTACAGCGGCTGTCCGACCTGCCGAAGGCGAAGCGGTTGTCGTTCCTGACCGACATGGAGCAGCTCGGTGAAGCGGTTGAGCAGGCCTGCCGACGGCTGGATCCTGCATTCCGACGGGTGAACCTGGAGATCCTGGGTAACACGGACCCGTTCCTGCATGCGCATGTGTGGCCGCGGTTCGAGTGGGAGCCGGCCCATGCGGTGAGGTCTCCGGTGTGGCTGTATCCGCGTGATCGTTGGAGTGACGAGCAGTTCAGACTCGGTCCGCAGCATGACGTGCTGAGGGAAGCGATCGCCGGCGAACTCGACCGCCTGTCCGATGTGCCCCCGTGGGCGCCCGAGCGCTGA
- a CDS encoding YceI family protein yields MALFNRKNNDAPAATTAVDPALAALTGDYAIDPAHSSIGFTVRHAMVTNVRGSFGEHEGSLKLDGSDPANSTASIDVKIASVDTGIADRDGHLVSGDFFDAEKFPLMTFRSTAAEQLGGDKYRVTGDLTIKDVTRPLAIDLEFNGSATDVYGNERVGFEGSADILRSDWGLTWNAALETGGVMVSDKVKLNFDISAIKAAAPQA; encoded by the coding sequence ATGGCTCTGTTCAACCGCAAGAACAACGACGCCCCCGCCGCCACCACCGCCGTCGACCCGGCCCTGGCCGCCCTCACCGGCGACTACGCGATCGACCCGGCCCACAGCAGCATCGGCTTCACCGTCCGTCACGCGATGGTCACCAACGTGCGCGGCTCCTTCGGCGAGCACGAGGGCAGTCTGAAGCTGGACGGCAGTGACCCGGCCAACTCCACCGCCTCGATCGACGTCAAGATCGCCAGCGTGGACACCGGCATCGCCGACCGCGACGGCCACCTGGTCAGCGGCGACTTCTTCGACGCCGAGAAGTTCCCCCTCATGACGTTCCGCTCGACCGCTGCCGAGCAGCTGGGCGGCGACAAGTACCGCGTCACCGGCGACCTCACCATCAAGGACGTCACCCGCCCGCTCGCCATCGACCTGGAGTTCAACGGCTCCGCGACGGACGTCTACGGCAACGAGCGCGTCGGCTTCGAGGGCAGCGCGGACATCCTGCGCTCCGACTGGGGCCTCACGTGGAACGCCGCGCTGGAGACCGGTGGCGTCATGGTCAGCGACAAGGTCAAGCTGAACTTCGACATCTCCGCGATCAAGGCCGCCGCTCCGCAGGCCTGA
- a CDS encoding glycoside hydrolase family 64 protein, whose amino-acid sequence MISRRMFLSGGVAASATALTYPLWGSALSPDASASAATCELALENRSLPGRVNAYVTGHEQGTDRWVLLRPDGSVYRPDSPAAPQTPLPVDCAIPLNAAGGAPVVLTLPQMYGARVYFVRDDTLDFYLNPGPALVEPAFATSTDANYGRTWSFCEFTFNPQQLYANISYVDLVTALPIGLTLEGDATHTVAPLPDGAVQKIADGLTAQAAADGQPWDQLVTRGSDGSVLRVISPQNLMAPFFDRPDQMPFRDLFTAQIDEVWEKYRSTDLRIGLQGGRGVFTGRVSGDTLTFNGGHTFTKPVSKDIFTCNHGPFTNNPADSDDKKGLLARLAAGFNRSIMLSHPDQPNGTTVADYYQGAVTNHWSRIVHANSPIGYAFPYDDVRPDGEPDVSGAANDGNPRRFTVTVGS is encoded by the coding sequence ATGATTTCGCGCAGAATGTTCCTCTCCGGCGGCGTCGCCGCCTCCGCCACCGCGCTCACCTACCCCCTCTGGGGCAGCGCGCTGAGCCCGGACGCGTCCGCGTCCGCCGCGACCTGCGAACTGGCCCTGGAGAACCGCTCGCTGCCCGGCCGGGTGAACGCCTACGTCACCGGTCACGAGCAGGGCACCGACCGCTGGGTGCTGCTGCGGCCCGACGGCAGCGTCTACCGCCCCGACTCCCCCGCCGCGCCGCAGACCCCGCTCCCGGTCGACTGCGCCATCCCGCTGAACGCGGCGGGCGGTGCCCCGGTCGTCCTGACGCTTCCGCAGATGTACGGCGCCCGGGTCTACTTCGTCCGCGACGACACCCTGGACTTCTACCTCAACCCGGGCCCCGCCCTGGTCGAGCCGGCCTTCGCCACGTCCACGGACGCGAACTACGGGCGCACCTGGTCGTTCTGCGAGTTCACGTTCAACCCGCAGCAGCTGTACGCGAACATCAGCTACGTCGACCTGGTGACGGCGCTGCCCATCGGCCTGACGCTGGAGGGCGACGCCACCCACACGGTGGCCCCGCTTCCCGACGGTGCCGTACAGAAGATCGCCGACGGCCTCACCGCGCAGGCCGCCGCAGACGGTCAGCCGTGGGACCAGCTGGTGACGCGCGGCTCGGACGGCAGCGTGCTGCGGGTCATCTCGCCGCAGAACCTGATGGCCCCGTTCTTCGACCGGCCGGACCAGATGCCGTTCCGCGACCTGTTCACCGCGCAGATCGACGAGGTCTGGGAGAAGTACCGCTCGACCGATCTGCGGATCGGCCTCCAGGGCGGACGCGGTGTCTTCACCGGGCGGGTCAGCGGCGACACCCTGACCTTCAACGGCGGCCACACCTTCACCAAGCCCGTGTCCAAGGACATCTTCACCTGCAACCACGGGCCGTTCACCAACAACCCGGCGGACTCCGACGACAAGAAGGGCCTGCTGGCCCGGCTGGCGGCGGGCTTCAACCGCTCGATCATGCTCAGCCACCCCGACCAGCCCAACGGGACCACGGTGGCCGACTACTACCAGGGCGCGGTGACCAACCACTGGTCGCGCATCGTCCACGCCAACAGCCCGATCGGCTACGCCTTCCCGTACGACGACGTGCGCCCCGACGGCGAGCCCGACGTCTCGGGCGCCGCCAACGACGGCAACCCGAGGCGCTTCACGGTGACCGTGGGGTCCTGA
- a CDS encoding alpha/beta hydrolase — MQPELSAGLRHRTVEAPAGRLHLVEQGTGPLVLLVHGFPESWYSWRRQLPALAAAGYRAVALDVRGYGRSSRPAAADAYRMLDLVEDNVAVVRALGEESAVVVGHDWGSNIAATSALLHPEVFRAVALLSVPYAPPGGPRPTDVFGRIGGPGQEFYVSYFQEPGRAEAEMEPDVRGWLAGFYAALSADTMPAAGEPDPHFVAREGGRLRDRFPAGVLPAWLTEDDLDVYAGEFERTGMTGALNRYRNMDRDWEDLARYEGAPIRQPSLFIGGAADASTTWMADAIDAFPATLPALTASHLLDGCGHWIQQERPDEVNRLLTGWLGQLA, encoded by the coding sequence ATGCAGCCCGAGCTGTCCGCAGGCCTTCGCCACCGCACCGTCGAAGCGCCGGCCGGGCGCCTCCACCTGGTCGAGCAGGGGACCGGCCCGCTGGTCCTCCTCGTCCACGGCTTCCCCGAGTCCTGGTACTCCTGGCGGCGCCAGCTCCCGGCGCTCGCCGCAGCCGGGTACCGGGCGGTGGCGCTCGATGTGCGTGGCTACGGCCGCTCCTCCAGGCCGGCCGCGGCCGACGCCTACCGGATGCTCGACCTGGTGGAGGACAACGTCGCCGTCGTGCGCGCCCTCGGGGAGGAGAGCGCCGTGGTCGTCGGCCACGACTGGGGCTCCAACATCGCGGCCACCTCCGCCCTGCTCCACCCGGAGGTCTTCCGCGCCGTCGCCCTGCTGAGCGTCCCCTACGCGCCGCCCGGCGGCCCCCGCCCCACCGATGTCTTCGGTCGCATCGGCGGCCCCGGGCAGGAGTTCTACGTCTCCTACTTCCAGGAGCCCGGGCGCGCGGAGGCGGAGATGGAACCCGACGTCCGCGGCTGGCTCGCGGGCTTCTACGCGGCCCTGTCCGCCGACACCATGCCCGCTGCGGGCGAGCCCGATCCGCACTTCGTGGCCCGCGAAGGCGGCCGTCTTCGCGACCGCTTCCCGGCCGGCGTGCTGCCCGCATGGCTGACCGAGGACGATCTCGACGTCTACGCAGGGGAGTTCGAGCGCACCGGGATGACCGGGGCCCTCAACCGCTACCGCAACATGGACCGCGACTGGGAGGACCTCGCCCGGTACGAGGGGGCCCCGATCAGGCAGCCGTCCCTCTTCATCGGTGGTGCGGCGGATGCCTCCACGACGTGGATGGCCGATGCCATCGACGCCTTTCCCGCGACCCTCCCGGCCCTGACCGCCTCCCACCTGCTGGACGGCTGCGGCCATTGGATCCAGCAGGAGCGCCCCGACGAGGTCAACCGTCTGCTGACCGGCTGGCTCGGGCAGCTCGCGTGA
- a CDS encoding endo-alpha-N-acetylgalactosaminidase family protein, translating into MSPRFTSVGAAAAASAAVLALVGTALPASAAAPASAAAESAASADASVIGSAQLAVAVADDFPRVLTYTDRATGAQLSGSTRPVGAVTLNGTAHPVQLKGAPVITASAARYTLVFAGLPGVEIDASLSVSGRATTFKVTAVRDTEAFRVGTIDIPGHDLVSVASTDTGAATAFTKLDPDSTRTADVFAKVTEATKADAAPVGGTYALLNTGSLAAAVESNSSYDKPSGATGGDDARFWHQARKADDGSTRVGVWSGQWTYRGDGAPEPESGENLPWAKVVVTPDANGDKTVDWQDGAVAFRSIGVVAPGGKDTADRVITHIPFNFASQATHPFLRTLDDVKRISLATDGLGQLALLKGYGAEGHDSAHPDYGGNYNERAGGLKDLNELLKDGKKWGATFGVHVNATESYPEAKAFDEDLVDKTKPGWNWLNQSYYIDQRRDINSGDLAKRFQQLRDETNSNLSMLYIDVYYTHGWIADKTLQYLRKQGWNVSSEWADKFERASLWSHWANDLNYGGATNKGLNSQIIRFIRNGEKDVWNNDPVLGQSAIDEFEGWTGETDWNAFYDNIWQRNLPAKYLQQQKITRWDGNDITFTGGVSGTVEDGKRTFYDHGRKVLSGTDYLLPWDGGKKLYHYSKSGGTSTWTVPSTGAYTVYELTDNGRVKTGTVRPVDGKITLTAEAGQPYVLYPDKAPKAADAKWGEGTLVDDPGFNDSQLSAWSKTGTAARDTDDRGRNSAKLSGTGPAALTQTIGGLKPGTRYTASALIEVQPGKTRHTTLSAGGKSVAVDRSTAKDYVAASDWHGTYFQRAKVNFTAPANGRTTLRIEAAGGSAATVRADDVRIVANAPATKANTVVHEDFEDVDQGWGPFLKGDAGGSTDPRTSISQLHAPYTQAGWNGKLIDDVLGGKESLKAHEENTGLVYRTAPWTVPMTDGRRYKVEYDYQSSHAGAYEWVDGYDRITADGAPDSVETRTTAIGAQHTTAHFTETVTAGCGDTWTGLRKRGDAPEGADFVLDSFTVTDLGAAPAGEQAACGTLSLDPAAETLEPGTANTVKASFTNYEATAATGVSVGLTLPEGWKAEPAGAVTFDSVAAGAKATASWQVTPPVDAEYQTYALSSEAAYTVGGARRTLGAQTSVRTLPPPPTTDSWASDLDWTASENGWGPVERDLSNGETGAGDGTALTIGGTVYEKGIGSHAPAKVRYYLGGKCTSFTAEVGVDDVQKSAGSVQFSVTADGTEKVKSPVLRAADSAWSLTADVTGAKYVELIAGDGGDGNGNDHADWGSARFHCGS; encoded by the coding sequence ATGTCGCCAAGATTTACTTCGGTGGGCGCCGCAGCCGCCGCCTCAGCAGCCGTCCTGGCTCTGGTGGGGACCGCCCTGCCCGCCTCAGCCGCCGCCCCCGCCTCCGCCGCGGCCGAATCCGCCGCGTCGGCGGACGCAAGCGTCATCGGATCGGCGCAGCTCGCCGTCGCCGTCGCCGACGACTTCCCGCGCGTCCTCACGTACACCGACCGGGCCACCGGCGCTCAGCTGTCCGGCAGCACCCGCCCGGTCGGCGCCGTCACACTCAACGGCACCGCCCATCCGGTGCAGCTCAAGGGCGCCCCCGTGATCACCGCGTCGGCCGCCCGCTACACGCTCGTCTTCGCCGGTCTGCCCGGCGTGGAGATCGACGCCTCGCTCTCCGTCTCCGGACGCGCCACCACCTTCAAGGTGACCGCCGTCCGCGACACCGAGGCGTTCCGGGTCGGCACGATCGACATCCCCGGCCACGACCTCGTCTCCGTCGCGAGCACCGACACCGGAGCAGCGACTGCCTTCACCAAGCTCGACCCCGACTCGACGAGGACCGCCGACGTCTTCGCGAAGGTCACCGAGGCCACCAAGGCCGACGCGGCACCCGTGGGTGGCACCTACGCGCTTCTGAACACCGGTTCGCTCGCGGCCGCCGTCGAGTCCAACTCTTCGTACGACAAGCCGTCCGGCGCCACCGGCGGCGACGACGCCCGCTTCTGGCACCAGGCCCGCAAGGCCGACGACGGTTCCACCCGGGTCGGCGTCTGGTCCGGGCAGTGGACCTACCGCGGCGACGGTGCGCCGGAGCCGGAGAGCGGGGAGAACCTGCCCTGGGCGAAGGTCGTCGTCACGCCCGACGCCAACGGCGACAAGACCGTCGACTGGCAGGACGGCGCCGTCGCCTTCCGTTCCATCGGCGTGGTCGCGCCAGGTGGCAAGGACACCGCGGACCGGGTCATCACCCACATCCCGTTCAACTTCGCCAGCCAGGCCACCCACCCCTTCCTGCGCACGCTCGACGACGTCAAGCGGATCTCCCTCGCCACGGACGGCCTCGGCCAGCTCGCGCTGCTCAAGGGCTACGGCGCCGAGGGTCACGACTCGGCCCACCCCGACTACGGCGGCAACTACAACGAGCGCGCCGGCGGGCTGAAGGACCTCAACGAACTTCTGAAGGACGGCAAGAAGTGGGGCGCCACCTTCGGCGTCCACGTCAATGCCACCGAGTCCTACCCGGAGGCGAAGGCCTTCGACGAGGACCTCGTCGACAAGACGAAGCCGGGCTGGAACTGGCTCAACCAGAGCTACTACATCGACCAGCGCCGCGACATCAACAGCGGTGACCTGGCCAAGCGCTTCCAGCAGCTGCGCGACGAGACGAACAGCAACCTCAGCATGCTGTACATCGACGTCTACTACACGCACGGCTGGATCGCCGACAAGACCCTCCAGTACCTCAGGAAGCAGGGCTGGAACGTCTCCAGCGAATGGGCCGACAAATTCGAGCGCGCCTCGCTCTGGTCGCACTGGGCCAATGACCTCAACTACGGCGGCGCGACCAACAAGGGTCTCAACTCGCAGATCATCCGGTTCATCCGCAACGGCGAGAAGGACGTCTGGAACAACGACCCGGTGCTCGGCCAGAGCGCCATCGACGAGTTCGAGGGCTGGACGGGCGAGACCGACTGGAATGCCTTCTACGACAACATCTGGCAGCGCAACCTGCCCGCCAAGTACCTCCAGCAGCAGAAGATCACCCGCTGGGACGGCAACGACATCACCTTCACCGGCGGGGTGAGCGGCACGGTCGAGGACGGGAAGCGGACCTTCTACGACCACGGCCGCAAGGTGCTCAGCGGCACCGACTACCTGCTCCCGTGGGACGGCGGCAAGAAGCTGTACCACTACAGCAAGTCCGGCGGTACGAGCACCTGGACCGTTCCCTCCACGGGCGCCTACACGGTCTACGAGCTCACCGACAACGGCCGGGTCAAGACCGGCACCGTCCGTCCCGTCGACGGGAAGATCACGCTGACGGCCGAGGCCGGACAGCCGTACGTCCTCTACCCGGACAAGGCGCCGAAGGCCGCCGACGCGAAGTGGGGCGAGGGCACCCTCGTCGACGACCCCGGCTTCAACGACAGCCAGCTGTCCGCCTGGTCGAAGACCGGCACCGCCGCCCGCGACACGGACGACCGGGGCCGCAACAGCGCGAAGCTCTCCGGCACCGGCCCGGCCGCGCTCACCCAGACCATCGGCGGACTGAAGCCCGGCACCCGCTACACCGCCTCCGCCCTCATCGAGGTCCAGCCCGGGAAGACCCGGCACACCACCCTGTCGGCCGGCGGGAAGTCCGTCGCCGTGGACCGCTCCACCGCGAAGGACTACGTCGCCGCCTCCGACTGGCACGGCACGTACTTCCAGCGCGCGAAGGTGAACTTCACCGCCCCGGCCAACGGGCGCACCACCCTGCGCATCGAGGCCGCCGGCGGCAGCGCCGCGACCGTCCGCGCCGACGACGTACGCATCGTCGCGAACGCGCCCGCCACCAAGGCGAACACCGTCGTCCACGAGGACTTCGAGGACGTCGACCAGGGCTGGGGTCCCTTCCTCAAGGGTGACGCGGGCGGCTCCACCGACCCCCGCACCAGCATCTCCCAGCTGCACGCCCCGTACACCCAGGCCGGCTGGAACGGGAAGCTCATCGACGACGTGCTCGGCGGCAAGGAGTCCCTCAAGGCCCATGAGGAGAACACCGGACTCGTCTACCGGACCGCGCCCTGGACCGTCCCGATGACGGACGGCCGCCGCTACAAGGTCGAGTACGACTACCAGTCCAGCCACGCCGGTGCCTACGAATGGGTCGACGGCTACGACCGGATCACCGCGGACGGCGCACCCGACTCGGTCGAGACCCGGACCACGGCGATCGGCGCCCAGCACACCACCGCTCACTTCACCGAGACCGTCACGGCGGGATGCGGCGACACCTGGACCGGGCTGCGCAAGCGCGGCGACGCCCCCGAGGGCGCCGACTTCGTCCTCGACTCCTTCACCGTGACCGACCTCGGCGCGGCCCCCGCCGGAGAGCAGGCCGCCTGCGGCACGCTCAGCCTCGACCCGGCCGCCGAGACCCTGGAGCCGGGCACGGCCAACACCGTGAAGGCGAGCTTCACCAACTACGAGGCCACCGCGGCCACCGGTGTCTCCGTCGGCCTCACCCTCCCCGAGGGCTGGAAGGCCGAGCCCGCCGGAGCCGTCACCTTCGACTCCGTCGCGGCCGGTGCGAAGGCCACCGCGAGCTGGCAGGTCACCCCGCCGGTGGACGCCGAGTACCAGACGTACGCATTGAGTTCCGAGGCGGCGTACACGGTCGGCGGTGCGCGGCGGACGCTCGGCGCGCAGACGTCCGTACGGACCCTGCCGCCGCCGCCCACCACGGACAGCTGGGCCAGTGACCTCGACTGGACGGCCTCCGAGAACGGCTGGGGACCCGTCGAGCGCGACCTCTCCAACGGCGAGACCGGCGCGGGCGACGGCACCGCGCTGACCATCGGCGGCACGGTGTACGAGAAGGGGATCGGGAGCCACGCACCGGCGAAGGTCCGCTACTACCTGGGCGGCAAGTGCACCTCGTTCACCGCAGAGGTGGGCGTGGACGACGTGCAGAAGAGTGCGGGGAGCGTGCAGTTCTCGGTGACGGCCGACGGCACCGAGAAGGTGAAGTCGCCGGTCCTCAGGGCGGCCGACAGCGCCTGGTCGCTCACGGCGGATGTCACCGGCGCGAAGTACGTCGAGCTGATCGCCGGTGACGGCGGCGACGGCAACGGCAACGACCACGCCGACTGGGGCAGCGCCCGCTTCCACTGCGGCAGCTGA
- a CDS encoding polysaccharide lyase 8 family protein yields the protein MPAWSRRTFLATGSATALGLALAPTARAAQDEFETLRLRWNDLSLGTGYDPATEPYASKLAETGALAADFRSTMAPVADSLWAGHTFDPPSGITWSYSRLWTMTQAYAQQGTGHTGDEGLLADVLRGLDHLSTTVYNPSTARYGNWWEWQIGSPRLLMDIVAVLRPHLGEERVAAACAAVDHFIPDTMLTDYSGTSTGANRVDLCRSVALRGILGRDATKTALARDALSPVFPYVTKGDGLYADGSFVQHTWVAYSGTYGQVMLDGLGRLFALLAGSTWAVTDPGRQIILDSVEHAYAPLIHDGLMMDSVNGRAISRGLLKSDERRIMRSDHFHGQGLIAAVALLAGGASAAERDRWNGMVKGWIERDTVSPVLAAPQFGVADLSRLQAAADAPVPAAPEPVGHTLFAAMDRAVHRRPGWVANLSMSSERISAYECGNGENPRGWHTGAGMLYWWQGQDGGGQYTDWFWPTVDWYRLPGTTVSTKRLADRAGGEWGEPRPAVQWVGGAHDGEFAAVGQHVKGLGSTLEARKSWFCAADAVICLGAGITAADGVPVETVVDNRNLGPDGGQALTVDDRARPRWAHLEGHGGWVLPGGAALRTLREARTGAWSDINTTSSTEQQTRHWQTLWLDHGTDPADATYLYLLMPGASRRTVAARAADRHWLTVLANTAAVQGVAVRSLGLTAANFWQPGTAGRLSSTGPASVLVREGRSTTAVRVSGPDRSGAPFDVVWDRPVREVVSADPGIEVRATGRRLVLGVDPGTAGATLRCDVR from the coding sequence CTGCCCGCCTGGTCCCGCCGAACCTTCCTCGCCACCGGCAGCGCCACCGCACTCGGCCTGGCGCTCGCCCCGACGGCCCGCGCTGCGCAGGACGAGTTCGAGACGCTCCGGCTGCGCTGGAACGACCTCTCGCTCGGCACCGGCTACGACCCCGCCACCGAGCCCTACGCCTCCAAGCTGGCCGAGACCGGCGCGCTCGCCGCGGACTTCCGCTCGACGATGGCCCCGGTCGCCGACTCCCTCTGGGCCGGGCACACCTTCGACCCGCCGTCCGGCATCACCTGGAGCTACAGCCGGCTGTGGACGATGACCCAGGCGTACGCGCAGCAGGGCACCGGCCACACCGGCGACGAGGGCCTCCTCGCCGACGTCCTCCGCGGCCTCGACCACCTCTCCACGACGGTCTACAACCCGTCCACGGCCCGCTACGGGAACTGGTGGGAGTGGCAGATCGGCAGCCCCCGCCTGCTCATGGACATCGTCGCCGTCCTCCGCCCCCACCTCGGCGAGGAGCGCGTCGCGGCCGCCTGCGCCGCCGTCGACCACTTCATCCCCGACACCATGCTCACCGACTACAGCGGCACCTCGACCGGCGCCAACCGCGTCGACCTGTGCCGCTCCGTCGCCCTGCGCGGCATCCTCGGCCGGGACGCGACGAAGACCGCGCTCGCGCGCGACGCCCTGTCGCCCGTCTTCCCGTACGTGACGAAGGGCGACGGCCTCTACGCCGACGGCTCGTTCGTCCAGCACACCTGGGTCGCCTACTCGGGCACGTACGGCCAGGTCATGCTCGACGGTCTCGGCCGGCTCTTCGCCCTGCTGGCCGGATCCACCTGGGCGGTCACCGACCCCGGCCGGCAGATCATCCTCGACAGCGTCGAGCACGCCTACGCCCCGCTCATCCACGACGGTCTGATGATGGACAGCGTCAACGGCCGTGCCATCAGCCGCGGTCTCCTCAAGAGCGACGAACGCCGCATCATGCGCAGCGACCACTTCCACGGCCAGGGGCTGATCGCCGCCGTCGCGCTGCTCGCGGGCGGCGCCTCCGCCGCCGAACGCGACCGGTGGAACGGCATGGTGAAGGGCTGGATCGAACGGGACACCGTCAGCCCGGTCCTCGCCGCCCCGCAGTTCGGCGTCGCCGACCTGTCCCGGTTGCAGGCGGCGGCCGACGCCCCCGTGCCGGCCGCGCCCGAACCCGTCGGGCACACCCTGTTCGCCGCGATGGACCGGGCCGTCCACCGCCGCCCCGGCTGGGTCGCCAACCTCTCCATGTCATCGGAGCGGATCAGCGCGTACGAATGCGGCAACGGCGAGAACCCGCGCGGCTGGCACACCGGGGCCGGAATGCTCTACTGGTGGCAGGGACAGGACGGCGGCGGCCAGTACACCGACTGGTTCTGGCCCACCGTCGACTGGTACCGGCTGCCCGGCACCACCGTCTCCACCAAGCGCCTCGCCGACCGGGCCGGCGGCGAATGGGGCGAACCGCGCCCGGCCGTGCAGTGGGTCGGCGGCGCGCACGACGGCGAGTTCGCCGCGGTCGGACAGCATGTGAAGGGCCTCGGCTCCACCCTGGAGGCCCGCAAGTCCTGGTTCTGCGCGGCGGACGCGGTCATCTGCCTCGGCGCCGGCATCACCGCCGCCGACGGGGTCCCCGTCGAGACGGTCGTCGACAACCGCAACCTGGGCCCCGACGGCGGCCAGGCCCTCACGGTCGACGACCGCGCACGCCCACGCTGGGCCCATCTGGAGGGCCACGGCGGCTGGGTGCTGCCCGGCGGCGCCGCCCTGCGCACCCTGCGCGAGGCCAGGACCGGTGCCTGGTCCGACATCAACACCACCAGCTCCACCGAGCAGCAGACCCGCCACTGGCAGACCCTCTGGCTCGACCACGGAACCGACCCCGCCGACGCCACGTACCTCTACCTCCTGATGCCCGGCGCCTCCAGGCGCACCGTCGCCGCCCGCGCCGCCGACCGGCACTGGCTGACCGTGCTCGCCAACACGGCCGCCGTGCAGGGCGTCGCCGTGCGCTCCCTCGGGCTGACCGCCGCCAACTTCTGGCAGCCGGGAACCGCCGGACGGCTCTCCTCGACCGGGCCGGCCAGTGTCCTCGTACGCGAGGGCCGGAGCACCACGGCCGTCCGCGTCAGCGGGCCCGACCGGAGCGGCGCCCCGTTCGACGTGGTCTGGGACCGGCCGGTGCGCGAGGTCGTCTCGGCGGATCCGGGCATCGAGGTCCGCGCCACCGGCCGGCGGCTCGTGCTGGGCGTGGACCCGGGGACGGCGGGAGCCACCCTGCGGTGCGACGTCCGGTAA
- a CDS encoding helix-turn-helix domain-containing protein encodes MTDGGSTDDGTAAATAAMGPRLRAAREHRGATLTGVSRATGISLSTLSRVETGRRRPTLEVLLRLAKEYGVPLDELAGNAPESGPRISTSQRFGDDKAVLPLTPYVGGLHAHKHVLPPVEEPPGRPRQITHDGYEWLCVLYGRLWLALGEQDLILAAGDVAEFDTRTAHGVANAGPGGPVEYLVMFGPQGERLRQRTPSAPGRGSR; translated from the coding sequence ATGACGGACGGCGGGTCGACGGACGACGGGACAGCCGCCGCGACAGCGGCCATGGGCCCCCGGCTGCGGGCCGCGCGCGAACACCGCGGCGCCACGCTCACCGGCGTCAGCCGCGCGACCGGCATCTCCCTCAGCACGCTGTCGCGCGTCGAGACGGGCCGGCGCAGGCCGACGCTGGAGGTGCTTCTGCGGCTGGCGAAGGAGTACGGCGTCCCGCTGGACGAACTGGCCGGCAACGCCCCGGAGTCCGGGCCCCGCATCTCCACCTCGCAGCGCTTCGGCGACGACAAGGCGGTGCTGCCGCTGACCCCGTACGTAGGGGGCCTGCACGCGCACAAGCACGTCCTGCCGCCCGTCGAGGAGCCGCCCGGGCGGCCGCGGCAGATCACCCACGACGGCTACGAGTGGCTGTGCGTCCTGTACGGGCGGCTCTGGCTGGCACTCGGCGAGCAGGACCTGATCCTGGCCGCCGGGGACGTCGCCGAGTTCGACACCCGTACCGCCCACGGGGTCGCGAACGCCGGACCCGGCGGGCCGGTCGAGTACCTGGTCATGTTCGGGCCGCAGGGCGAGCGCCTGCGGCAACGCACCCCGTCGGCCCCCGGCCGCGGGTCCCGGTAG